From a single Ailuropoda melanoleuca isolate Jingjing chromosome 12, ASM200744v2, whole genome shotgun sequence genomic region:
- the FFAR1 gene encoding free fatty acid receptor 1, producing the protein MDLPPQLSFALYAAAFALGFPLNALAIRGAVSHARLRLTPSLVYALHLGCSDLLLAASLPLKAVEALASGAWPLPAPLCPAFALAHFAPLYAGGGFLAALSVGRYLGAAFPLGYQVARRPRYSWGVCAAIWALVLCHLGLVFGLEAPGGWMDNTTSSLGINTPVNGSPVCLEAWDPASAGPARLSLSLLLFFLPLSITAFCYVGCLRALVRSGLSHRRKLKAAWVAGGALLTLLLCLGPYNASNVAGFLRPDMGGCWRKLGLITGAWSVVLNPLVTGYLGGGTGRVTSVARTKGGTS; encoded by the coding sequence CCATTAGGGGCGCCGTGTCCCACGCCCGGCTCCGCCTCACCCCCAGCCTTGTCTATGCCCTCCACCTGGGCTGCTCTGACCTCCTGCTGGCAGCCTCTCTGCCCCTGAAGGCGGTGGAGGCCCTGGCCTCGGGCGCCTGGCCTCTGCCGGCCCCACTCTGTCCTGCCTTTGCCCTGGCCCACTTTGCTCCGCTCTATGCCGGCGGGGGCTTCCTGGCTGCCCTGAGCGTAGGCCGCTACCTAGGGGCTGCCTTCCCCTTGGGCTACCAAGTGGCCCGGAGGCCACGCTATTCCTGGGGGGTGTGCGCGGCCATATGGGCCCTTGTCCTCTGTCACCTGGGGCTGGTCTTTGGGTTGGAGGCTCCGGGAGGCTGGATGGACAATACCACCAGCTCTCTGGGCATCAACACGCCAGTCAATGGCTCTCCGGTCTGCCTGGAAGCCTGGGACCCAGCCTCAGCGGGCCCTGCTCGCctcagcctctctctcctgctcttcttCCTGCCCCTGAGCATTACAGCCTTCTGCTACGTGGGCTGCCTTCGGGCACTGGTCCGCTCAGGCCTGAGCCACCGACGGAAGCTAAAGGCAGCCTGGGTGGCCGGTGGGGCTCTGCTCACACTGCTGCTCTGCTTAGGACCTTACAATGCCTCCAACGTGGCTGGCTTCCTGCGCCCCGACATGGGAGGCTGCTGGCGGAAACTGGGGCTCATCACAGGGGCTTGGAGTGTGGTGCTCAACCCACTGGTGACTGGCTACTTGGGAGGGGGTACTGGGCGGGTGACAAGTGTGGCAAGAACGAAAGGAGGGACATCCTAG